One Osmerus eperlanus chromosome 16, fOsmEpe2.1, whole genome shotgun sequence DNA segment encodes these proteins:
- the prdx1 gene encoding peroxiredoxin-1, whose product MAAGNAHIGKLAPDFTAKAVMPDGQFKDLKISDYRGKYVVFFFYPLDFTFVCPTEIIAFSDAADEFRKIGCEVIGASVDSQFCHLAWTNLPRKQGGLGPMKIPLVADTLRSISQDYGVLKEDEGIAYRGLFIIDDKGILRQITINDLPVGRSVDETLRLVQAFQFTDKHGEVCPAGWKPGSDTIKPDVHKSKDFFSKQE is encoded by the exons ATGGCTGCAGGCAATGCACACATTGGAAAACTGGCACCTGACTTCACAGCCAAGGCAGTGATGCCTGATGGCCAATTCAAAGACCTCAAGATCTCCGACTACAGAG GGAAGTATGTGGTGTTCTTCTTCTACCCCCTGGACTTCACATTTGTGTGCCCTACTGAGATCATCGCCTTCAGCGATGCAGCAGATGAGTTCAGGAAgattggctgtgaggtcatTGGCGCCTCTGTGGACTCCCAGTTCTGCCACCTTGCCTG GACAAACTTGCCTCGCAAGCAGGGAGGTCTGGGTCCCATGAAGATTCCTCTGGTGGCAGACACACTGCGTTCCATCTCCCAGGACTACGGCGTACTGAAAGAGGACGAGGGGATTGCCTACAG AGGCCTGTTCATTATTGATGACAAGGGCATCTTGAGGCAGATCACCATCAACGACCTTCCAGTGGGGCGTTCAGTAGATGAGACCTTGCGTCTGGTCCAGGCCTTTCAGTTCACCGACAAGCATGGAGAAG TCTGTCCTGCCGGCTGGAAACCAGGAAGTGACACCATCAAGCCCgacgtccacaaaagcaaagaCTTCTTCTCCAAGCAGGAGTAG
- the zte38 gene encoding zebrafish testis-expressed 38 isoform X1, whose protein sequence is MMSKSKMCNRPKKQETAQWTKLFENDLKTQEQSEVFVKRMMALAVSSITYLRGIFPEDAYKSRYLEDLCIKVLREDCATPGARKIVKWMMGSFDALHRRYLQVAFIGVHTNPDDPNSIIESYQFKFRYTDQGPQMDILSNKDAEMKVTMEDTKKASVLLTRKLFLLLQNLDILPNDVCLTMKLYYYDDVTPSDYEPPGFKEGVCDTLWFEGMAVHFRVGEVQTPFHTLKVRVAAEQGRVEKLQEGKHLRESERASAETQSTVLEIAAQAGASDPEGLREEDFPSEDESAQFKKPQKAATKRKAGANKLSRRKGMRTEP, encoded by the exons ATGATGTCAAAGTCAAAGATGTGCAACAGACCGAAAAAGCAAGAGACTGCCCAG TGGACGAAGTTATTTGAGAACGACTTGAAAACCCAAGAACAGTCAGAGGTCTTCGTAAAACGAATGATGGCCCTGGCTGTGTCCTCCATTACATACCTCAGAGGAATATTCCCAGAGGACGCCTACAAATCTAGATATTTGGAAG ATTTATGCATCAAAGTATTACGAGAAGATTGTGCAACACCAGGTGCACGCAAAATAGTGAAATG GATGATGGGCAGCTTTGACGCATTACACAGGAGATAT CTTCAGGTTGCGTTTATTGGG GTCCACACTAATCCAGATGACCCCAAT TCCATCATTGAGTCCTACCAATTCAAATTCAGATACACAGACCAGGGCCCACAGATGGACATACTCAG CAATAAGGATGCGGAGATGAAGGTGACCATGGAGGACACCAAAAAAGCATCGGTCCTCCTGACCAGGAAGTTGTTCCTCCTCTTGCAGAACCTGGACATCCTCCCCAACGATGTGTGCCTCACCATGAAGCTGTATTACTATGACGACG TCACCCCAAGCGACTATGAGCCTCCTGGCTTtaaagaaggtgtgtgtgacaccCTTTGGTTCGAGGGCATGGCCGTCCACTTCCGGGTAGGTGAGGTGCAGACCCCGTTCCACACCCTGAAGGTGCGGGTGGCAGCGGAGCAGGGCCGCGTGGAGAAGCTACAGGAGGGGAAGCACCTGAGGGAAAGCGAACGGGCGTCAGCTGAAACCCAAAGCACTGTACTGGAGATAGCCGCTCAGGCTGGG GCCTCTGACCCTGAGGGATTACGAGAGGAGGATTTTCCATCTGAGGATG AGTCTGCGCAATTCAAGAAACCTCAAAAAGCTGCAACAAAG AGGAAAGCAGGTGCCAACAAGCTCTCAAGAAGGAAAGGAATGAGAACTGAGCCATGA
- the zte38 gene encoding zebrafish testis-expressed 38 isoform X2: MMSKSKMCNRPKKQETAQWTKLFENDLKTQEQSEVFVKRMMALAVSSITYLRGIFPEDAYKSRYLEDLCIKVLREDCATPGARKIVKWMMGSFDALHRRYVHTNPDDPNSIIESYQFKFRYTDQGPQMDILSNKDAEMKVTMEDTKKASVLLTRKLFLLLQNLDILPNDVCLTMKLYYYDDVTPSDYEPPGFKEGVCDTLWFEGMAVHFRVGEVQTPFHTLKVRVAAEQGRVEKLQEGKHLRESERASAETQSTVLEIAAQAGASDPEGLREEDFPSEDESAQFKKPQKAATKRKAGANKLSRRKGMRTEP, from the exons ATGATGTCAAAGTCAAAGATGTGCAACAGACCGAAAAAGCAAGAGACTGCCCAG TGGACGAAGTTATTTGAGAACGACTTGAAAACCCAAGAACAGTCAGAGGTCTTCGTAAAACGAATGATGGCCCTGGCTGTGTCCTCCATTACATACCTCAGAGGAATATTCCCAGAGGACGCCTACAAATCTAGATATTTGGAAG ATTTATGCATCAAAGTATTACGAGAAGATTGTGCAACACCAGGTGCACGCAAAATAGTGAAATG GATGATGGGCAGCTTTGACGCATTACACAGGAGATAT GTCCACACTAATCCAGATGACCCCAAT TCCATCATTGAGTCCTACCAATTCAAATTCAGATACACAGACCAGGGCCCACAGATGGACATACTCAG CAATAAGGATGCGGAGATGAAGGTGACCATGGAGGACACCAAAAAAGCATCGGTCCTCCTGACCAGGAAGTTGTTCCTCCTCTTGCAGAACCTGGACATCCTCCCCAACGATGTGTGCCTCACCATGAAGCTGTATTACTATGACGACG TCACCCCAAGCGACTATGAGCCTCCTGGCTTtaaagaaggtgtgtgtgacaccCTTTGGTTCGAGGGCATGGCCGTCCACTTCCGGGTAGGTGAGGTGCAGACCCCGTTCCACACCCTGAAGGTGCGGGTGGCAGCGGAGCAGGGCCGCGTGGAGAAGCTACAGGAGGGGAAGCACCTGAGGGAAAGCGAACGGGCGTCAGCTGAAACCCAAAGCACTGTACTGGAGATAGCCGCTCAGGCTGGG GCCTCTGACCCTGAGGGATTACGAGAGGAGGATTTTCCATCTGAGGATG AGTCTGCGCAATTCAAGAAACCTCAAAAAGCTGCAACAAAG AGGAAAGCAGGTGCCAACAAGCTCTCAAGAAGGAAAGGAATGAGAACTGAGCCATGA